A single window of Melospiza georgiana isolate bMelGeo1 chromosome 6, bMelGeo1.pri, whole genome shotgun sequence DNA harbors:
- the PKP3 gene encoding plakophilin-3: MQETNAAFLLSALQPEAGVCSLALPSDRQLDERGREAAEAQRLRSARVQEQVRIRMMLRGQAPARPEDLADGTRGFSRGQYSSTLRSSFSSRSQSNGVDAKASLYQPLAKKDFGTLRGSGWSSRSAVDLTPHKRMATISNGGLPKGRAYVPGYAASQAATSPRPSSFHERNFRCRQNLDTLSLRSLRLADGPVPLADDRYSVLSEQLDAPGHRQLYKSQAGGGFGRSFAFERQLSGGTAGKAACDWLDGAEGPPSRTIRAPAMRTLQRFQSNNRSRLSAGSFGTMPTGGGGAFLGLGEHSSRAPSVRSLAESGHHLGEPRAMEMYNGHSTLLGHHAGGFDDIDLPSAVKYLIASDPNLQVLGAAYLQHKCYSDSSAKKQARSLQAMPKLVKLFNSPNQEVQRHATGAMRNLIYDNAENKLALVEENGIYELMRTLREPDDELRKNVTGILWNLSSSDNLKDRLARDTLEQLTDLVLVPLSGLGASGVIQQNPSEAEIFYNSTGFLRNLSSASQQTRQKMRECHGLVDSMIHYVNSSLEVGKSEDKSVENAVCVLRNLSYRLYDEMPPSSLQRLEGHRRNAGGTVTGELVGCFSPQSKKAREHYLNADIVTFTEVSKDPKGMEWLWNPQIVGIYNRLLQRCELNKHTTEAASGALQNITAGDRRWAGVLSRLALEQERILNPVLDRVRTADHHQLRSLTGLIRNLSRHARNKDEMSTKVVSHLIEKLPGSVGDKAPPADVIVNIIAVLNNLVVESPMAARDIVYFDGLRKLFFIKKRRDSSDNEKSSRAAASLLGNMWQYTKLHRDFKMKGYRKEDFLSL; the protein is encoded by the exons ATGCAGGAGACTAACGCAGCCTTCCTGCTGTCGGCCCTGCAGCCCGAGGCCGGCGTCTGCTCGCTGGCCTTGCCCTCGGACCGGCAGCTGGACGAGCGTGGCCGGGAGGCGGCCGAGGCCCAGCGGCTGCGCAGCGCCCGTGTCCAGGAGCAGGTCCGCATCCGCATGATGCTGCGGGGACaggcgcccgcccgccccgagGACCTCGCCGACGGCACCAGAG GATTTTCCC GCGGTCAGTACAGCTCGACCCTGCGCTCCTCCTTCAGCTCCCGCTCCCAGAGCAATGGGGTGGACGCCAAGGCCTCG CTGTACCAGCCGCTGGCCAAGAAGGATTTCGGCACGCTGCGGGGCAGCGGCTGGTCCTCGCGCTCGGCCGTGGACCTGACCCCTCACAAGCGTATGGCCACCATCAGCAACGGGGGCCTGCCCAAGGGCCGCGCGTACGTGCCCGGCTACGCGGCCTCACAGGCCGCCACCTCGCCACGGCCCAGCTCCTTCCACGAGCGCAACTTCCGCTGCCGCCAGAACCTGGACACGCTGTCGCTGCGCTCCCTGCGCCTGGCCGACGGGCCCGTCCCGCTCGCCGACGACCGCTACAGCGTCCTGTCGGAGCAGCTGGATGCTCCCGGGCACCGGCAGCTCTACAAGAGCCAGGCCGGCGGCGGCTTCGGCCGCTCCTTCGCCTTCGAGCGGCAACTGAGCGGCGGCACGGCCGGCAAGGCCGCCTGCGACTGGCTGGACGGCGCCGAGGGCCCGCCGAGCCGCACCATCCGCGCGCCCGCCATGCGCACGCTGCAGCGCTTCCAGAGCAACAACCGCTCCCGGCTGAGCGCCGGCTCCTTCGGCACCATGCCCACGGGAGGCGGTGGCgccttcctggggctgggggagcacagCTCCCGCGCCCCCTCCGTGCGCAGCCTGGCCGAGTCCGGCCACCACCTCGGGGAGCCGCGCGCCATGGAGATGTACAACGGGCACAGCACGCTGCTCGGGCACCACGCCGGAGG GTTTGACGATATCGACCTGCCCTCAGCAGTGAAGTACCTAATCGCCAGTGACCCCaacctgcaggtgctgggcGCTGCCTACCTGCAGCACAAGTGCTACAGCGACAGCAGCGCCAAGAAGCAG GCCCGCAGCCTGCAGGCCATGCCCAAGCTGGTGAAGCTGTTCAACAGCCCGAACCAGGAGGTGCAGCGCCACGCCACCGGCGCCATGCGCAACCTCATCTACGACAACGCCGAGAACAAGCTGGCGCTGGTGGAGGAGAACGGCATCTACGAGCTGATGCGCACCCTGCGGGAGCCCGATGACGAGCTCCGCAAGAACGTCACAG GGATCCTGTGGAATCTGTCCTCCAGTGACAACCTGAAGGATCGCCTGGCCCGGGATACACTGGAGCAGCTCACAGACCTGGTCCTGGTCCCTctctctgggctgggggccTCGGGTGTCATCCAGCAGAACCCCTCAGAGGCAGAGATTTTTTATAACTCCACAGGCTTCCTCAG GaacctgagctctgccagccagcAGACCCGGCAGAAGATGCGCGAGTGTCACGGGCTGGTGGACTCCATGATCCACTATGTGAACAGCTCCCTGGAGGTGGGGAAGTCGGAGGACAAG agCGTGGAGAATGCTGTCTGTGTCCTGCGCAACCTCTCCTACCGCTTGTATGACGAGATGCCCCCGTCCTCGCTGCAGCGCCTCGAGGGCCACCGCAGGAATGCCGGCGGCAcagtgacaggggagctggTGGGCTGCTTCAGCCCCCAGAGCAAGAAAGCCCGGGAG CACTACCTGAACGCGGACATCGTCACCTTCACGGAGGTCTCCAAGGACCCCAAGGGCATGGAGTGGCTCTGGAACCCGCAGATCGTGGGCATCTACAACCGGCTGCTGCAGCGCTGCGAGCTCAACAAGCACACGACAGAGGCGGCCTCGGGTGCCCTGCAGAACATCACGGCTGGGGACCGCAGG TGGGCGGGGGTGCTGAGCCGGCTGGCGCTGGAGCAGGAGCGCATCCTGAATCCCGTGCTGGACCGCGTCCGCACCGCCGACCACCACCAGCTGCGCTCCCTCACCGGCCTCATCCGCAACCTGTCCCGCCACGCCCGCAACAAGGACGAGATGT CCACCAAGGTGGTCAGCCACCTGATCGAGAAGCTGCCGGGGAGTGTCGGGGACAAGGCCCCGCCCGCCGATGTCATCGTGAACATCATCGCCGTGCTCAACAACCTGGTGGTGGAGAGCCCCATGGCCGCCCGTGACATCGTCTACTTCGACGGCCTCAGGAAGCTCTTCTTCATCAAGAAGCGACGGGACAG CTCGGACAACGAGAAGTCCTCCCGGGCCGCCGCCAGCCTCCTGGGAAACATGTGGCAGTACACCAAGCTCCACCGGGACTTCAAGATG AAGGGCTACCGGAAGGAGGACTTCCTCAGCCTGTGA
- the SIGIRR gene encoding single Ig IL-1-related receptor: protein MIQPWGELDQLSHPNPLPSVPPDLCSVPPEILVPAANETLELVLGSQVELNCTVRWAGTEHCQPIPTWSKDGQWLGRGSSQDTVWSGQNSSEQLLASVLQLILTQDADFGVFACWISNATATFTLRRAEAVGHVPAVLAALLVLLLLVLLAVLYVQCRLNALLWYRDRYGELEINDGKLYDAYVSHANAPDDRKFIHFIMKPQLENRHGYKLFLDEQNILPNSEPSADLIMNVSRCRRLIVVLSVAYLEQEWCNSSFREGLWRLLELSRKPIFIVFESQYREITHPAITLLKQHRSAVTLLVWRAGSMTPSSDFWKELCLALPRKVSFPAGRSVGDPQTQLQEDKDPMLILHSSYLDSAGDLDPDGDLGTGLRGRIFGSPPPPRLGGPGIPRAPASSGMEEAQLRDGQRSEIDVSDLGSRNYGARTDFYCLVTEDDI, encoded by the exons ATGATACAGCCCTGGGGGGAGCTGGATCAGCTTTCCCATCCAAACCccctcccctctgtgcccccagaCCTTTGCAGCGTGCCCCCCGAAATCCTGGTGCCGGCTGCCAACGAGAcgctggagctggtgctgggcagcCAGGTCGAGCTGAACTGCACCGTGCGCTGGGCGGGCACCGAGCACTGCCAGCCCATTCCCACCTGGAGCAAGGACGGGcagtggctgggcaggggcagcagccaggacacTGTCTG GTCTGGCCAAAACTCCtcggagcagctcctggccagcgTCCTGCAGCTCATCCTCACCCAGGATGCCGATTTTGGGGTGTTTGCCTGCTGGATCAGCAATGCCACGGCCACCTTCACCCTGCGGCGAGCAG AGGCGGTGGGGCATGTGCCAGCCGTGCTGGCAGccctcctggtcctgctgctcctggtgctcctggctgtgctctacGTCCAGTGCCGCCTGAACGCGCTGCTCTGGTACCGGGACCGCTACGGAGAGCTGGAGATCAACG ATGGGAAGCTGTACGATGCCTACGTCTCCCACGCCAATGCCCCCGATGATCGGAAGTTCATCCACTTCATCATGAAGCCACAGCTGGAAAACCGCCATGGCTACAAGCTCTTCCTGGATGAGCAGAACATCCTGCCCAACTCAG AGCCATCAGCTGACCTCATCATGAATGTCAGCCGGTGCCGGCGCCTCATCGTGGTGCTCTCCGTGGCGTACCTGGAGCAGGAGTGGTGCAACAGCAGCTTCAG GGAAGGgctctggaggctgctggagctttcCAGGAAACCCATCTTCATCGTCTTCGAGAGCCAGTACCGGGAGATCACTCACCCCGCCATCACCCTGCTGAAGCAGCACCGAAGCGCAGTGACCCTGCTGGTGTGGAGAGCCGGCTCCATG ACCCCATCGTCGGACTTCtggaaggagctgtgcctggccctgCCGCGCAAGGTGTCCTTCCCGGCGGGAAGGAGCGTGGGGGACCCGCAgacccagctgcaggaggacaAGGACCCCATGCTGATCCTGCACAGCAGCTACCTGGACAGCGCGGGAGACCTGGACCCCGACGGGGACCTCGGCACAG GCCTCCGAGGGCGCATCTTCGGCAGCCCCCCGCCTCCCCGCCTCGGTGGGCCCGGCATTCCCAGGGCTCCGGCCTCCAGCGGGATGGAGGAGGCACAGCTGAGGGACGGGCAGCGCTCCGAGATCGATGTCTCGGACCTGGGGTCGCGCAACTACGGCGCCCGCACGGACTTCTACTGCCTGGTGACAGAGGATGACATCTGA